Proteins from a genomic interval of Zingiber officinale cultivar Zhangliang chromosome 2A, Zo_v1.1, whole genome shotgun sequence:
- the LOC122040189 gene encoding CEN-like protein 2 isoform X2 translates to MARLSDPLVVGRVIGEVIDTFNPTMKMIVTYNCNKLVCNGHELYPSAVVSKPRVEVQGGDMRSFFTLVMTDPDVPGPSDPYLREHVHWIVTDIPGTTDASFGKEVLSYESPRPSIGIHRFIFVLFQQKRRQSVAAAPATRDRFSTRRFAEDNDLGLPVAAVYFNGQRETAARRR, encoded by the exons ATGGCAAGGCTATCAGACCCGCTGGTGGTAGGTCGGGTGATCGGGGAAGTGATCGACACATTCAACCCGACTATGAAGATGATTGTGACCTACAACTGCAACAAGCTGGTTTGCAATGGCCATGAGTTGTACCCCTCTGCAGTGGTGAGCAAGCCCAGGGTGGAGGTCCAAGGAGGTGACATGAGATCCTTCTTCACGCTG GTTATGACAGACCCAGATGTGCCGGGGCCGAGTGATCCGTACCTGAGGGAGCATGTCCACTG GATCGTGACTGACATTCCTGGCACGACCGATGCTTCTTTTG GGAAGGAGGTGCTGAGCTACGAGAGCCCTCGTCCGAGCATCGGAATCCACCGATTCATCTTCGTGCTCTTCCAGCAGAAGCGGCGGCAGTCGGTGGCGGCGGCGCCGGCGACGAGAGACCGTTTCAGCACTCGGCGGTTCGCGGAGGACAACGACCTGGGGCTCCCGGTGGCGGCCGTCTACTTCAACGGGCAGCGGGAGACGGCAGCGAGGCGGCGCTGA
- the LOC122040189 gene encoding CEN-like protein 2 isoform X1 produces the protein MARLSDPLVVGRVIGEVIDTFNPTMKMIVTYNCNKLVCNGHELYPSAVVSKPRVEVQGGDMRSFFTLVMTDPDVPGPSDPYLREHVHWIVTDIPGTTDASFGGTMPAPLCVTRKEVLSYESPRPSIGIHRFIFVLFQQKRRQSVAAAPATRDRFSTRRFAEDNDLGLPVAAVYFNGQRETAARRR, from the exons ATGGCAAGGCTATCAGACCCGCTGGTGGTAGGTCGGGTGATCGGGGAAGTGATCGACACATTCAACCCGACTATGAAGATGATTGTGACCTACAACTGCAACAAGCTGGTTTGCAATGGCCATGAGTTGTACCCCTCTGCAGTGGTGAGCAAGCCCAGGGTGGAGGTCCAAGGAGGTGACATGAGATCCTTCTTCACGCTG GTTATGACAGACCCAGATGTGCCGGGGCCGAGTGATCCGTACCTGAGGGAGCATGTCCACTG GATCGTGACTGACATTCCTGGCACGACCGATGCTTCTTTTGGTGGGACAATGCCCGCTCCACTCTGCGTCACTC GGAAGGAGGTGCTGAGCTACGAGAGCCCTCGTCCGAGCATCGGAATCCACCGATTCATCTTCGTGCTCTTCCAGCAGAAGCGGCGGCAGTCGGTGGCGGCGGCGCCGGCGACGAGAGACCGTTTCAGCACTCGGCGGTTCGCGGAGGACAACGACCTGGGGCTCCCGGTGGCGGCCGTCTACTTCAACGGGCAGCGGGAGACGGCAGCGAGGCGGCGCTGA